A section of the Brevundimonas sp. AJA228-03 genome encodes:
- the recR gene encoding recombination mediator RecR yields the protein MAASAGPEIERLIALLARLPGLGPRSARRAALALLKKREQLLEPLAASLAETAARVVSCSVCGTPDTRDPCSICSDGSRDNGLICVVEEAGSLWAMERSGAFRGKYHVLGGLLSALDGVGPDALRVAELVGRVKGGEVREVVLALPATVDGQTTAHYLAERVAGDGVEVTSLARGVPVGGDLDWLDDGTIVQALRARRPA from the coding sequence TTGGCGGCATCGGCGGGACCCGAGATCGAGCGGCTGATCGCGCTCCTGGCCAGGCTGCCGGGGCTGGGTCCCCGCTCGGCCCGCCGCGCCGCCCTGGCCCTGCTGAAGAAGCGCGAACAGCTGCTGGAGCCTCTGGCCGCATCCCTGGCCGAGACGGCGGCCAGGGTCGTGTCCTGCTCCGTCTGCGGTACGCCCGACACCCGCGATCCCTGTTCCATCTGTTCGGACGGCTCGCGCGACAACGGCCTGATCTGCGTGGTCGAGGAGGCCGGGTCGCTGTGGGCCATGGAGCGGTCCGGTGCCTTCCGCGGCAAATACCATGTGCTGGGCGGGCTGCTGTCGGCGCTGGACGGCGTCGGCCCCGATGCGCTTCGGGTCGCCGAACTGGTCGGGCGGGTGAAGGGCGGCGAGGTGCGCGAGGTCGTGCTGGCCCTGCCCGCTACGGTCGATGGGCAGACCACCGCCCACTATCTGGCCGAGCGGGTCGCGGGCGACGGGGTCGAGGTCACGTCCCTGGCGCGCGGCGTGCCCGTCGGTGGCGACCTCGACTGGCTGGATGACGGCACGATCGTCCAGGCGCTGCGGGCCCGGCGCCCTGCCTGA
- a CDS encoding YbaB/EbfC family nucleoid-associated protein, with protein sequence MKDLNQLMQQAQAMQQKLQDAQAKMAETTAEGSSGGGLVTIALKGAGEVTGVKIDDSLMVPGETEILADLIVAAHADARRRLDAVNTDLMREAAGPMAGMNIPGMPKLF encoded by the coding sequence ATGAAAGACCTGAACCAACTGATGCAGCAGGCCCAGGCGATGCAGCAGAAGCTGCAGGACGCCCAGGCGAAGATGGCCGAAACCACCGCCGAGGGCAGCTCCGGCGGCGGTCTGGTGACGATCGCGCTGAAGGGCGCGGGCGAGGTCACCGGCGTGAAGATCGACGACAGTCTGATGGTGCCGGGCGAGACCGAGATCCTCGCCGACCTGATCGTCGCCGCCCATGCCGATGCCAGGCGCAGGCTGGACGCCGTCAATACCGACCTGATGCGCGAGGCGGCGGGCCCAATGGCCGGCATGAACATCCCCGGCATGCCCAAGCTGTTCTGA